The following coding sequences lie in one Rhizobium rhododendri genomic window:
- the speB gene encoding agmatinase, which translates to MSWDKTKLDALRAKFSDAAGGAIFDEAFRKVGDKIFSKSGTRLAPYSGLPTFVSAPYLPVSAEDPDFGNLQVAILGIPMDLGVTNRPGSRFGPRALRTIERIGPYNHVLGTAPVFDIRVADIGDVPFQSRYRLEQSHADIEKRVNQIVDAGVLPLSVGGDHSISHPILKAVGRKRPVGMIHIDAHCDTSGAFDQTKFHHAGPFRNAVLDGVLDPTRTVQIGIRGSAEYLWEFSFESGMTVIHAEDVTGLGIPAIIEKARAIVGDGPTYLSFDIDSLDPSFAPGTGTPEIGGLTTREVLELIRGLKGIDIVGGDVVEVAPQYDTTTNTAQAGAQVLFEILSLMVFSPSLGGR; encoded by the coding sequence ATGAGCTGGGACAAGACGAAGCTGGACGCGTTGCGGGCGAAATTCAGCGATGCTGCAGGCGGCGCGATTTTCGACGAAGCGTTTCGCAAGGTCGGCGACAAGATCTTTTCGAAGAGCGGCACCCGGCTGGCGCCCTATTCAGGCCTGCCGACATTCGTCAGTGCGCCTTATCTGCCGGTTTCTGCGGAAGATCCCGATTTCGGCAATCTGCAGGTAGCAATCCTCGGAATTCCGATGGACCTCGGCGTCACCAACCGCCCGGGTTCGCGTTTCGGGCCGCGTGCGCTGCGCACCATCGAGCGGATCGGTCCCTACAATCATGTGCTCGGTACGGCGCCGGTGTTCGATATCCGTGTTGCCGATATCGGCGACGTGCCCTTCCAGAGCCGATACCGGCTGGAGCAGTCGCATGCGGATATCGAGAAGCGCGTCAACCAGATCGTCGATGCCGGCGTCCTGCCCCTATCGGTCGGCGGCGACCATTCGATCAGCCATCCCATCCTGAAAGCCGTCGGCAGGAAGCGGCCGGTAGGAATGATCCATATCGACGCCCACTGCGATACCAGCGGCGCTTTCGACCAGACCAAGTTCCACCATGCCGGGCCTTTCCGAAACGCCGTGCTAGACGGGGTTCTCGATCCGACGCGCACGGTGCAGATCGGCATTCGTGGCTCGGCCGAATATCTTTGGGAATTTTCGTTCGAGTCCGGCATGACGGTCATCCACGCGGAGGACGTGACGGGTCTAGGTATTCCGGCGATCATCGAAAAGGCGAGGGCCATCGTCGGCGACGGGCCGACCTATCTGTCGTTCGACATCGACAGTCTCGACCCGAGCTTTGCGCCGGGAACCGGTACGCCTGAGATCGGCGGCCTGACGACACGCGAGGTGCTGGAGCTGATCCGTGGTTTGAAGGGGATCGATATTGTCGGTGGAGATGTCGTGGAGGTGGCGCCGCAATACGATACGACCACCAATACGGCGCAGGCCGGTGCCCAGGTGCTGTTTGAAATCCTGAGCCTGATGGTGTTCAGCCCGTCACTCGGAGGGCGGTAG